The genome window ACAGCGCGCAAACGACAAATACGACTTCAAGCACGTTGACGGCGGCTTTGTCTATCAGCAAAGCGACGAGGTGAAAGCTAGCGAGCTAGAAAATATGAAACTACAAACCAAGCGCGCGGCTAGCGAGTCTGAGCTAAAAGACCTTGAGATCGCGTGGAAGGTCGCGGCGCTCACGAAAAGCAACTGCGTCGTCTATGTGAAAAACAGCGCCGTGGTTGCCATCGGTATGGGTATGACTAGCCGCGTGGACGCCGCACGTGCGGCCGTGGCTAAGGCGCGCGATATGGGGCTTGATTTGCGCGGTTGCGCGCTTGCTAGCGAGGCGTTTTTCCCGTTCCGCGATAGTATCGATATCGCAAGCGAGGCAGGCGTGAAGGCCGTGATACAGCCTGGCGGCAGCATCCGCGACGACGAGGTCGTACAGGCGGCAAACGAGCACGGCATGGCGATGTATTTTACCGGCGTACGCCACTTTTTACACTAAAATTTGATCGTTTTTGCGGCGAGGCGGCGTAAATTTGACTGCGCCGTTTTGCTGCATTAGAATATTTAGCCCGCATAGCGGACGGCGCTTTTGCCCAGCTCTACTTGTATTTGCCGATCTTACGCGAACGATATTTTTTAAAATTTGACTTACTAGCCTTTAAATTTGGACTGCGATTTGCTTGCGCTTTGGAGATTAAATTTAATTGAAAGCGATTTATGAAGCAAATTTTAGTTTTCTTGGTATTTTTGGCGGGGCTTTATGCGGCCAATATCTACGTAAACGGCGAAAAGGTCGGCGGCAGCGATCAAAACTCGACCTATAACGGTGAGAGCAAAAACGAAATCCTAAAACAAGAGGGCAAAAAACAGCTCTGTAAAAAAGGCTACAAGCAGTACTGCTAGGCGTTTTGCCTCAAATTTTATGCCATTTAAAGACGCAAAATTTGCCCTTCGGCGGTCAAATTTACGCCGCCAAATTTATCTTTTCTTAAAATTTCACGTCTTCGACGCTCGGGTTTCGCCGCTCAAATTTAACTCCGCGACCGTCAAATTTAAAATTTAACCCCTTAAGCAAGGTCAAGACGCCCGCGCGCAAAATAAGAGTATAATTATCCAAATTTAAAACAAGGATAAAAAAATGAGCGATTTTTTCAAAGGCGCCGAACAGTTTAATGCCGAGGGCGCGACGGTTCCGTTTTATAAATATAGCGAAGGCGGAGTGGATTTCGTCGGCTTTGACAGCCGTCCGTGCGTGCCGCCCGAGCCTATGGTAAATGCGCTAGTAGCGATCAAATTTGCAAATCAAAACACCAAAATCGTGATGGTAAATCATAAATTCCCCGCCGGACTGATCCCTAAAATAAAGGAGCAGTTTGACGTCGAGCGCGAGGATCTGGAGGGCGGGGCGGTCAAGATGACCTTTAGCCTAAAGCAGGGCGCGGACGTCAAGAACGTAGACACAAGCCTTTGTCACTGAGATAGGCTATGCTTTTAAACACCTTTGCGCCGCCTTTTAAGCTGGTGGGCGGTTATTTTATCGCGGGCATTTGTTTTTTGATCGCGAGCATTCCCGCCTTTTTCGCGGCGGATTTTGAGACGATCGCGGGGCTTGAGACGGCGGGATTTTTACACGTGTTTTTTGTCGGCTTTGTTATGAGCATCATCATCGGCGCGCTTTATCAGCTCACTTCGGTGATTTTAGAAAAGCCGTTTTCGACGATCAAGGGCGCGGTGGCAAATTTGGCCCTTTACTGCGCGGGTACTGCCTCGATGAGCTACGGGATGATCAGCGGCAAGACGGGCTTTTTGCACGGCGGCGGCATGGCGCTTTTTCTGGCGTTACTGTTTTTCGGCACGACCTATATCGTTAGCTTTATGGACAATGAAAAAAAGAGCTTCGCGGCGTTTATGCTTTTTGTTTCGGCGATATTTTTACTCGCGGGTATCTCGCTTGGATTTTGCCTTTTGATGATACTTTCGGGCACTTTGCCGATGGATTTTATGTTCGCGCTTAAATTTCACGTTTATTTCGTGCTCGGGTTTGTTTTTTTCATCATCGTAGGCGTAGCGACCGTGCTGCTACCGATGTTTGCCCTGGCGCACGATCTAAAATTTACGCTTAGCAAATTTGCCTTCGGATTTTATATTTTGGCAGGAGTTTTACTCTTTTTTGGTGAGATTTACGCGTACTTTGCTTTTGGGGCGGCGATTATTTGCTTTGTCGCGGAGGCGCTACATATCCTAAAAAAGCGCGTTCGCAAAGCGTATGACTACTGGAACGTCAATATCGCTCTTTCGCTCGCGGCCTTCGTGCTGTTTTGCGCATTTATCGCGGCGGGTAGATACGATATGGCGGTGTTTATGCTGATTTACGGCTTTTTGTTTGCATTTATCGCGGCTCATCTTTACAAGATCGCGCCGTTTCTCATCTGGTACCACTACGTAGCGCCCTTTGTGGGCAAGACAAAAGTGCCGCTACTAGATCAGATGATCCTCAAAAGGCCCGCATATATCGGCATTGGCTTTAATGCTCTTGGGCTTGCGCTCTACGAGCTTGGAGCCTGGCTGGAGATAAAATCGCTCGCGCACTGCGGCGTGGCTTGCCTGCTCGTTAGTATCGTTTTGGTCGCGATAAATATGATAAATGTTTTTAAATTTACGAAATTTGGAGTAAAGGAAGAAAAATGAAAGAAAAAATCTACGGCGCGCTCTCAAACATCGTCGATCCCGAGGTGGGCTTTGATATCGTATCTTTGGGACTGATTTACGACGCGGTTTGCGACGAGAACGGAAAGGCGAAGGTCACGATGACGCTATCTACGCGCTCATGCCCGCTGCACGAGATGATACTGGGCTGGGTGGAGACGGCGGTGCTGAATGTCGACGGCGTAAAAGAGTGCGAGATAGATCTCGTATGGGAGCCTGCGTGGAGTATTGAGATGGCGAGCGACGAGGTGAGGGCGGCGTTAGGAGCGTGATTTTGGTGCTAGACGAGATCAAATTTTGCTTAGCTAACGGCTAAATTTGATACGATTTGATCTGTTTATAAGCTTGTCCGGGGCGCGTACTGTTTTATCCGGACAAGCTCGTCTTTGCGCCTTGATATGGCTCGCCTTCGCGTCCGATCATGTTCTGGCGGTATAGATATGTCAATGGCAAAGTCGAGTTTTTTAAATGATCTGACTGACTCGCTGGGATTTGACGCCAATCGCCTAAAGTGCGCAAAATTTACCGAGTTTTTGATCTGTTTTTAATATTTTATTCTTTTAAACTTTTCGTACTTTTCTGCCAAGCTGCTTGTTTTAATCGGATCACTCGCTTTGCTTAGCAAATAGCGTAAAGCCCCAATACCCCGATACATATTTTAAATTAATAACTACTCATTCCTGAGCGTCTCAAGCACGTTTATCTGCGCGGCTTTTTTGGCCGGATAAAACGACGAAAACGCCACGATAACGACCGCCCCGACCAAAATCATAACAAGATCGATCAAAGATAACTCCATAGGAAGCTTCGCGCTGCCGTAGACGTCGGCCGGCAAATTTACGATATCAAAGCTACCGAGCAACCACACGCCAAAGAGTCCGAGCACGAGCCCAAACACTATCCCGCCTCCGCCTATCGTGGCGCCGAGAGCAAAAAAGCTCTTTTTTATCTCGGCCTTGCTAGCACCGAGTGAGAGCAGTAGCGCGATCTCTTGGCGGCGGTTCATGACGGTCATGAGTAGCGAGCTTACGATATTTAGCGAGGCAACCAGGATGATGAGCATCAAAACGATGAAAAGCGCGCGCTTTTCGAGCGCCAAAGCAGAGAAAAAGTTGCCGTTTTGTTGCCACCAGCCGATAGCTTTTTGTCCTAGGCGTAGCTCGCGCGAGATCTTTTTGATGTCGGTAAACGGATCGTCTGAAAACACGTGTATACCGTCAAATTTGCCCTCATCGTACTCAAGTATCTTGCGTAGCGCCTCGACGCTCGTGTATAGATAGCTTTTATCGTAGGCCACTAGCCCCGAGCTAAACGAGCTCACGACATCAAAGCGCTTCATTTTAGGCGTTAGCGCAAAACCGCTCGGATCGTTTTTAGTAAAAATGAGCGTGAGTTTGTCGTTTTCGTTTATCATCATCTCGTTTTTGACGCCTTGACCTACGAGCAGGCCATATCCGTCTAGTTCTCGGTCCTCAAGACCTGCCGCCACGACAGAGTTTATCTGCTTTTCGTCGGCCGAATTTACGCCAAAAAGCAGTCCGCCCTCGAAGCTATTTGCCCCCTTTATGATAACTTGACTCATGATATATGGGCTAAATTTGAGATTCGGAAACTTTTGTTTTAGTTCGCTAACATCGCTCTCGTCGATGTTGCCGCGTATGGCGGAGAGGATCGTGATCGGGTAGTTCATGGTAAAAAGTTTGCGCTCAAACTCTTTGTCAAAGCCGTTCATGATCGCCATCGCGACGATGAGCACCATGAGCCCGACGCCGACGCCCAGAAAAGCCAAAAGCGCTGAAAGCATGATAAATGGCTGGGTTTTATCAAACCGTAGATATTTAAAAAGTAGATATTTGGTTAGGCTCATTTGATTTTCCGTTGTTTAAATTTGGGCTTTGGTTTGCTCGCTACTTTTGCGTCGCTCTGTCTTGTTTAAATTTGCGCCGAGGCGAGTTTAAAATTTAAATCGTCTATCTGCGCAAATTTGACGCCAAATTTTAAAACCGCTTGCAAAATCTAGGCGCTTTAAATTTACGACTTCGCGCCGCTATAAAAAACGGCGGCTAACTTAAATACTAAATTTAGCAAGCCGCCGCCAAAACTCCAAAGCTAAATTTTATCCCAATCCTCCGCAAAAGCTCCTTTTTTCGGGCCGCTTTTGCCATGGCAGTCTTTGTATTTTTTACCGCTTCCGCACGGGCACGGGTCATTTCTGGATACTTTTTTACCAGGCTTTTCTTCGCTCTCGGGCGCGCTAGCAGCCTCAGTATCTTGCGCTTCATGCGGCACAGACTCGGTAGGCTCGGAGAAGCTTAAGCGCACGGCCGTTAGCAGCTTTATGCTTTCAAATTTGATGCGGCTAACGAGCTCCATAAAGAGGTTAAAGCTCTCTTTTTTATACTCGGTGAGCGGATCTTTTTGGTTGTAGCCGCGCAGTCCGATGCCGGTTTTTAGGATATCCATCTGGTATAGATGCTCGCGCCACGCGGTATCTAGCACTTGTAGGCAAAGCACCTTTTCTAGGTATTTGCGCTGATCTTCGCCTATGACGCCCATTTTTTCCTCGTAGTCGGACTCAAATTTAGCCGTTATCTTCTCGGCAAGCTCGGCGTAGTCGAGATCTTTTAGCTCGTCAGGCTGCATTAGCGCGCCGTTTGAGATTATCACGGAGCTTAGTTTTTCGAGGTTATACTCGCTCTTTGGCTCGCCTGCGTAAATTTCAGCCTGGGCTAGCAGGTGCTCGACGAATTCGGCGCGATTTTGTTTGATCTTTTCGCCGACTTCAAAATTCGGATCAAGCAGCTCGTTTCTAAATTTATACACGGTTTTTCGCTGCTCGTTTGCGACGTCGTCGTACTCGAGGATATGCTTTCGCGCTTCAAAGTGCAGGCTCTCGACCTTTTTTTGCGCATTTTCGACAGCTCTAGTGACCATTTTCGAGTCGATGCTTTCACCCTCTTCGATACCAAGGCGCGTCATTATCGCCTTTATGCGGTCGCTGCCGAATATTCGAAGCAAATTATCCTCAAGGCTTAGGTAAAAGCGGCTAACTCCGGGATCGCCCTGGCGTCCCGAGCGGCCTCGTAGTTGGTTGTCGATACGGCGGCTTTCGTGTCTTTCGGTGCCGATGATGTATAGACCGCCTAGGTTTCGCACCTCGTCGTCGATACGGATGTCTACGCCGCGTCCGGCCATATTCGTAGCGATCGTAACCGCTCCGCGAGCGCCGGCTTGAGCGATGATCTCGGCCTCTTTTTCGTGATTTTTAGCGTTTAGCACGGAGTGCGGGATCTTTTCTTTTACGAGCAGGTTGTGTAGCTTTTCGCTCTTTTCGATCGAGGCGGTGCCCACGAGTACGGGCTGACCGCGGTCGTGAGCCTTTTTGATCTCGTCGATCACGGCTTTAAATTTCTCGTTTTCTGTTTTGTAGATAAGATCGTTGTTGTCTTTTCTGATAACAGGCACGTTTGTCGGGATCGATACGACGTCAAGCTTGTAAATTTGCGAAAACTCGGTCGCCTCCGTCTGCGCCGTACCCGTCATGCCCGATAGTTTTTTATAAAGCCTAAAGTAGTTTTGAAACGTAATATCCGCTAGCGTTTGGCTCTCTTCTTGTATCTTTACGCCCTCTTTGGCCTCTAGCGCTTGGTGCAAGCCCTCGCTAAATCTTCGTCCTTCGCTAAGACGCCCCGTAAATTCGTCGACGATGACGACTTGCCCGTCGCGAACGACGTAGTGAACGTCTTTTTCAAAGAGGTTGTGCGCCTTTAGAGCTTGGTCTAGGTGGTGGCTCAAAATCGCGTTTTCCATGTCGTAGAGATTTGCCACGCCAAAGAGCTTTTCAGCCTTTGAGATGCCTTCTTCGGTGATCGCTATCGTGCGGTTTTTCTCATCGACGGTAAAGTCGCCGGTGGCTTTTTCTTGCGGAGTCGCAGGCGGTTCGCCGCGCTTCATCTGGCGCGCGACTTCGTTTGCTTTGATGTAACCGTCTAGCGTGCGGTTTGTAGGGCCTGAGATGATGAGCGGCGTTCTAGCCTCGTCGATGAGGATACTATCGACCTCGTCCACGATGACGAAGTTGTGCTCTCTTTGCACCTTGTCTTTGAAATCCATTTTCATATTATCGCGCAGGTAGTCAAAGCCGAATTCGTTATTCGTGCCGTATGTGATGTCGCTGTCGTATGCGGCTTTGCGCGCCGAGTCGTCGTATTCGCCGCCTAGTATCACGCCGACGCTAAGGCCTAGAAATTTATAAATTTCGCCCATTTGCGTCGCGTCGCGTTTGGCGAGGTAGTCGTTTACCGTCACGACGTGTACGCCCTTGCCGCTCATCGCGTTTAGCACGACGGGTAGGCTTGCTACGAGGGTTTTACCTTCGCCCGTTTTCATCTCGGCGATCTTACCGTCGTTTAGTACCATGCCGCCGATTAGCTGAACGTCGAAATGGCGCATATTTAGCGTCCTTTTACCGACCTCGCGCACGATGGCGAACACATCGTCCAGCAGCTCATCCTGACTCTTTTCGCCGTTTTGCACTTGCGCTTTAAATTCGTTAAATTTAGCCTTCAGTTCATCATCGCTCATCGCTTGATACTTGCTCTCGAGCGAGTTTATGTAAGCGACTCGTTTGAAATATTTTTTTACTTCCCTGTCGTTTTTCGTGCCGAATACCTTCTGCATAAACGCCGTTATCATTTTTAGCCTTTTTAAATTTTGTTAAAGCTTGGATTTTAACATTTTATTATTTAAACTTAGCTAGAATTTCGCCCGATAAAGGAAAATATATGAAAAAAATTTTAGCATTTTTGCTCTTTTGCGCCTCGGCTTTCGGAGTTACGTTAAATTTCGTCACGCTTCAAAGCGACTTCGTGCAAACAATCACGAGCGAGAACGAAACGGTTGATTATTTCGGTAAATTTTACGCAAAAAGCAACAACCGCGCCTACTGGATCTACGAGCGCCCGACGCCTAAAAAAATCTACTTTGATAAAAACCGCGTCGTCGTGATCGAGGATGCGCTCGAGCAAGCGATCATCTCTAAATTTGAAAAGGCGCCCAATTTGATCGACGTCGTTAGAAACGCGGTTAAGATCACCGACACGCTCTACAAGGCCAAATACGACGGCGTAGAGTACCTAATCACCGTCAAAAACTACATCCCGACAAGGATCGACTATGAGGATAAGCTCGGCAACAAGATCAAAATCACGCTGAGCAATACCAAAAAAGATTTTAAGATAAGCGATGATTTGCTGACGCCGGTGATACCGTCGTATTATGACGTTATAAACCAATAAACTTTTAGCAAAAAGCGGCTTGTCTCGCGAGCGCTTTTTACGGAGTTTTAAAATTTTGGCTCGATGAACTACATGTTCTATCTTCGCCAAAATTTTACCGCACAACCCTAAAAATCATCTCGCGATACTTTGCCTTATCGTTTTACACTCAAAGTTTAAAAACTCAAATTTAATCAAATTTACAAATTTAGCCTCAAAATTTTATTCGCCGAGACCCGCATCTTGAAAATACAAATTTGACAAACAAAAATTAGTTTCTAAACCCCAGCGGCGCTTTGCTTGTAGAGCAAAGCTATGTCGCCACCTTGAACGTGCAGTGGGGTTAGAGAGGGCTTGGGAGAGGAAGGGGCGACGCTTCGTAAGTAGAATCCCCTTCCTCTCCCGAAAGAAAAAAGAAAAAGCTTAAATTTTACAAATTTGACTTTAAATTTGAATGTAAAATGATAAGGCGAACTGTTTTTTCGTCAGACGAGTGAGCGGACAGGTCGTCCGTTACCGAAGCCGACTTAGTCGGTAACGAAGTATGGCGGAAAAAGACAAGCCGTTATTAAATTTACCGCTCTCCGAAGTCTTTACCAAAATCATCTATCTGATTTAAATCCATCGGTTTTAGCTGATTTTTATTTCCTCTAAGTATATCCTCGACCTGCTCTTTTTGCGATCTTTTAGAGCCTGTGGTTTTGACGTTTTTTAGCGCTTCAAGCAGCTCTTCGATGTTTGGTTCGCGCACGGTTTTTAGCGAGATGATGAGCACCTCGTCGATATCGACCGAGTGCTTTTTGGCGGTGTATTTAACCAGCGTGTCTTTAAATTTTTCCTTACCGAGCGAGGTTAGCAGATCCTCGACGTAAAAGCTGCCTATAACGACGTTTAGCGCGTCAAGTACGTATGCTTCGTTATCCGCGACGTCGCGCCCCTCTAGACGCAGGCTTACGCTTACTTTTTTGATCGAGCTTTTAGCGTCTCTGGAGTACAGATCGGTTTCAAAGTTGTCGATATTTAGCGTCTCGGCAAAGGCCATAACCGTGGCAAAAGCCAGCGCAAAAATCTTTTTCATACGTCTTCCTTAATGTTTTCAAATTTGTTTTCAAGATAGAATTTCTCGACCTCCTCGTCTATTTTAACGACGCTTTGCAAATACTCTCTAAACGGCCGACTTTTGCCGTAAAATATCCTCAGCTTTTTTGGATCTATCGCCCGCGAGAGCGCGACGTAGAGCTGCCCGTTGGCAAAGATATGATTTAGGTCGCAGACTAAATTTTCTATGCTCATGCCTTGGGATTTATGTATCGTGATCGCGTAGGCTAGCTTTAGCGGAAACTGCGTCAAAGACGCCCTCGCGCGCTCCTCGAGATGCTCGCCCGCCATCACAAACTCGCTCATGTCAAACCTCGCGCGCTCCACCTCGACGATCTCGCCGTTAGCTTTTTGCACGATGACGCTTTTTATCTCGCCGCCTTCTTTTAAAATTTGCATTATCTGTCCGCGCTCGCCGTTATAGTACTCGCCCCATTTATTTACGGTAAATATAACTTTCGCGCCGATTTTTATGTTTAAAATTTCAGGCGCGTAGAGGTTTGCGATCCAACGATCCAGCGCGTTTTCGTTTAAATTTTCATCGTAAATTTCCACTAGCGCCTCGGCTCTTTCAAGCGGCGCGGATAGTTTAGAGAGCATCTTGTTATTTAGCTCGTCCGCTTCGTAATTTCGCCCAAAAAGCACGCTCGTATCGTCATCTACCTGCACGCTTGGCACGCGTAAATTTTCTATATAGGCAAACACCTCTTCGCTCAGCCGCCCGACGCGAAGCATGGATAAGATATCGTAAAATTTCTTATCTTTCGTACGTTTTGAGACGACTAGCTCGATATTTTTAAACTCAAATTCATGCCACGAACTAGAGTTAAAAGCATAAAGAAATTTAAACAGCGAGTTGCCGTCATCTCCGTTTTTTCGTACAGGCGGCAGCTGATAAAAGTCGCCCACGAGCATCACGCGCCCGACGAATCGCGAACTCATCAAGCGGTAATAAATCATATCCATGAGCCCCGCGCTGATCATCGAGATCTCGTCTATCACGATGAGATCGCAGGCGTCTAGCATCTTTTTTAGTTCGCCGAGTTTCCCGCGTTGTTTGCGGTCGTAGCCGCGAAGCTCCTCAAGGCTTGAGCAAATGCCGAATTTAAAAAAACTATGTACGCTCACTCCACCGACATTTACCGCCGCGATGCCGGTGCTGCCCAGCACCACGACGTTTTTTAGCTCGCTTTTATAGTGCTTGATGACCGCTTGCGTGAGGTGGCTTTTGCCTACTCCGCCGCGCCCGGTGAGAAAAACATTTGATTTTTTTAATATTTCTAAGAGCTGATTTAGCACAAATTTCCCTAACTTTTTGTAAAATTATAGCTTATTTTTAAGGAGCTAGATTGAAATTTTATAAATTTATATTTTCCGTAGCGACGGCGTTAGCGATGCTGGGCGGCTGCGCGTCGTCAAAAGATACCCCGGGCGCGGTAAATTTAGAGGGTCAAGGCGCTAATACGGCGCCAGCATACGACATGCCCGAGGAGAGCTTGGACGAAAATTTAGGCCACATCAGCTATCTAAAATTTGACGTCGATCAAAATGTAAATGCGCTACCGATACTGCCTTTTGAAGCGCAAAGTAGCGGCGAAACGCTACTGCAAAAACGCTTTAACTCACTTGATCTAAAAGCGCCCTCAACCACTGCAAAAGACGCTTTTTGGGCGCTAGATTACTATAAAAACACGTCAAAAAGGCAGTATTATTTCTCAAATATGCGCAAAATCCCGAACGAATGGTTTGAAAAAGTGCGAAAAAACGCAAGCGTAGAGAGCTTCGGCAAGGTTTCTTTGCCTGCGG of Campylobacter showae contains these proteins:
- a CDS encoding peptide ABC transporter ATP-binding protein, with the protein product MKQILVFLVFLAGLYAANIYVNGEKVGGSDQNSTYNGESKNEILKQEGKKQLCKKGYKQYC
- a CDS encoding peptidase M50, with the translated sequence MLLNTFAPPFKLVGGYFIAGICFLIASIPAFFAADFETIAGLETAGFLHVFFVGFVMSIIIGALYQLTSVILEKPFSTIKGAVANLALYCAGTASMSYGMISGKTGFLHGGGMALFLALLFFGTTYIVSFMDNEKKSFAAFMLFVSAIFLLAGISLGFCLLMILSGTLPMDFMFALKFHVYFVLGFVFFIIVGVATVLLPMFALAHDLKFTLSKFAFGFYILAGVLLFFGEIYAYFAFGAAIICFVAEALHILKKRVRKAYDYWNVNIALSLAAFVLFCAFIAAGRYDMAVFMLIYGFLFAFIAAHLYKIAPFLIWYHYVAPFVGKTKVPLLDQMILKRPAYIGIGFNALGLALYELGAWLEIKSLAHCGVACLLVSIVLVAINMINVFKFTKFGVKEEK
- a CDS encoding metal-sulfur cluster assembly factor; its protein translation is MKEKIYGALSNIVDPEVGFDIVSLGLIYDAVCDENGKAKVTMTLSTRSCPLHEMILGWVETAVLNVDGVKECEIDLVWEPAWSIEMASDEVRAALGA
- a CDS encoding ABC transporter permease; the protein is MSLTKYLLFKYLRFDKTQPFIMLSALLAFLGVGVGLMVLIVAMAIMNGFDKEFERKLFTMNYPITILSAIRGNIDESDVSELKQKFPNLKFSPYIMSQVIIKGANSFEGGLLFGVNSADEKQINSVVAAGLEDRELDGYGLLVGQGVKNEMMINENDKLTLIFTKNDPSGFALTPKMKRFDVVSSFSSGLVAYDKSYLYTSVEALRKILEYDEGKFDGIHVFSDDPFTDIKKISRELRLGQKAIGWWQQNGNFFSALALEKRALFIVLMLIILVASLNIVSSLLMTVMNRRQEIALLLSLGASKAEIKKSFFALGATIGGGGIVFGLVLGLFGVWLLGSFDIVNLPADVYGSAKLPMELSLIDLVMILVGAVVIVAFSSFYPAKKAAQINVLETLRNE
- the secA gene encoding preprotein translocase subunit SecA; translated protein: MITAFMQKVFGTKNDREVKKYFKRVAYINSLESKYQAMSDDELKAKFNEFKAQVQNGEKSQDELLDDVFAIVREVGKRTLNMRHFDVQLIGGMVLNDGKIAEMKTGEGKTLVASLPVVLNAMSGKGVHVVTVNDYLAKRDATQMGEIYKFLGLSVGVILGGEYDDSARKAAYDSDITYGTNNEFGFDYLRDNMKMDFKDKVQREHNFVIVDEVDSILIDEARTPLIISGPTNRTLDGYIKANEVARQMKRGEPPATPQEKATGDFTVDEKNRTIAITEEGISKAEKLFGVANLYDMENAILSHHLDQALKAHNLFEKDVHYVVRDGQVVIVDEFTGRLSEGRRFSEGLHQALEAKEGVKIQEESQTLADITFQNYFRLYKKLSGMTGTAQTEATEFSQIYKLDVVSIPTNVPVIRKDNNDLIYKTENEKFKAVIDEIKKAHDRGQPVLVGTASIEKSEKLHNLLVKEKIPHSVLNAKNHEKEAEIIAQAGARGAVTIATNMAGRGVDIRIDDEVRNLGGLYIIGTERHESRRIDNQLRGRSGRQGDPGVSRFYLSLEDNLLRIFGSDRIKAIMTRLGIEEGESIDSKMVTRAVENAQKKVESLHFEARKHILEYDDVANEQRKTVYKFRNELLDPNFEVGEKIKQNRAEFVEHLLAQAEIYAGEPKSEYNLEKLSSVIISNGALMQPDELKDLDYAELAEKITAKFESDYEEKMGVIGEDQRKYLEKVLCLQVLDTAWREHLYQMDILKTGIGLRGYNQKDPLTEYKKESFNLFMELVSRIKFESIKLLTAVRLSFSEPTESVPHEAQDTEAASAPESEEKPGKKVSRNDPCPCGSGKKYKDCHGKSGPKKGAFAEDWDKI
- the lolA gene encoding LolA-like outer membrane lipoprotein chaperone; this translates as MKKILAFLLFCASAFGVTLNFVTLQSDFVQTITSENETVDYFGKFYAKSNNRAYWIYERPTPKKIYFDKNRVVVIEDALEQAIISKFEKAPNLIDVVRNAVKITDTLYKAKYDGVEYLITVKNYIPTRIDYEDKLGNKIKITLSNTKKDFKISDDLLTPVIPSYYDVINQ
- a CDS encoding ATP-dependent DNA helicase; the encoded protein is MLNQLLEILKKSNVFLTGRGGVGKSHLTQAVIKHYKSELKNVVVLGSTGIAAVNVGGVSVHSFFKFGICSSLEELRGYDRKQRGKLGELKKMLDACDLIVIDEISMISAGLMDMIYYRLMSSRFVGRVMLVGDFYQLPPVRKNGDDGNSLFKFLYAFNSSSWHEFEFKNIELVVSKRTKDKKFYDILSMLRVGRLSEEVFAYIENLRVPSVQVDDDTSVLFGRNYEADELNNKMLSKLSAPLERAEALVEIYDENLNENALDRWIANLYAPEILNIKIGAKVIFTVNKWGEYYNGERGQIMQILKEGGEIKSVIVQKANGEIVEVERARFDMSEFVMAGEHLEERARASLTQFPLKLAYAITIHKSQGMSIENLVCDLNHIFANGQLYVALSRAIDPKKLRIFYGKSRPFREYLQSVVKIDEEVEKFYLENKFENIKEDV